A region from the Sulfurimonas sp. genome encodes:
- the gltB gene encoding glutamate synthase large subunit, whose product MVEHHDLLRSFKDNCGFGLIANIKNRASHKVLNDAVTALERMMHRGAVAADGKTGDGSGLLLSLPEEFLRLEATKRGIELPKQFAIASVFTKDLKNLDTVEEICEANDLKIVLRRVVPVDTNALGEQALASLPNIIQLFITPNSIMATNRFDALLYLSRKESEHKLINDRDFYIASMSSKVLSYKGLVMPTHIKEFYKDLQDENFKISFSLFHQRFSTNTLPEWKLAQPFRAVAHNGEINSVEGNRFNVEIKSESIKSEVFTDEEIQRILPILQPRLSDSGSADNFFEFLLVNGMDFFKAVRAVIPAAWQNAPHMDPELRAFYEFHSTVFEAWDGPAAFSVTDGRYVGCVLDRNGLRPSKYIITKDDTLLIASEYGVIDIEEENIKERGRLQSGEMLGLDLKFGKILKNSEINDYLKSSNPYMKWLNEHMIYLQEHVVDQYMSTSEYGKEELIARQRYFNITHEVIEQVIEPMILEGKEAVGSMGDDTPLAAFSNKQRAFTDFFKQKFAQVTNPPIDPIREKVVMSLNTGFGEVHNILDEVPFHAHRLKSISPIITSEKLSILKSFGDKKSPSYQAFYQSKTFSTAYEKDLKKALDSLVECVVDSVKNEGTRIVILDDYEFSKSNKIIPMAMAIGRLNIALLKAKVRHLVSMIAVSGEVYDPHCAAVLIGYGANAIHPKLLAETVIEHTKRSNAITLDCHTALKAVHSALNAGILKIMSKMGISTIASYRNAGLFDVMGLSREIVEECFEMSNSALGGLTYGDIDDRLTKYHAEAFNSDGFNKIFPLNIGGYYKFYTNQEHHDFGPAVIQAIHAMAQSGSKKDYDSLRDLVNKRGLKFIRDFFDIKSDRKAIDISEVEPKEAIFKRFASAAMSLGSISPEAHETIAIAMNQIGAQSNSGEGGEDSERFGTNRNSKIKQVASGRFGVTPAYLRSAEEIQIKVAQGAKPGEGGQLPGHKVSPLIGKLRYTVPGVTLISPPPHHDIYSIEDLAQLIFDVKQVNPKARVAVKLVSTIGVGTIAAGVAKAYADKIIISGGDGGTGAAPLTSIKFAGNPWELGLSEAHNALKANNLRGLVEVQADGGLKTGLDVVKAALLGAESYAFGTGVLTIVGCKMLRICHVNKCSVGIATQNEKLRQEFFKGHVHQLVNYFTLLAEDVRSIMAQLGFRTMEEMVGRSDLLKVVDDEFAQKFDFSAVLHQEDGVNSCQQRFNHPFDDNAFEKDVLKEAMGTIKNPEHPVRISREITNVNRSFGALISGEIAEYYGNKGLNPDTIRINLTGISGQALGAFLIPGVSVYLDGVANDYIGKGMHGGKIIVTSKNEGQEFAAGGNTCLYGATGGKLYISGSVGERFAVRNSGALAIVEGTGDNACEYMTGGVVVILGKTGINFGAGMTGGISFVYDEEHKFMENANRELVELVRIDTDEADEARHYLKKLLKSYVVETQSKKAKALLENFRVEVRNFWLVKPKNLTKLPINLEIGD is encoded by the coding sequence ATGGTTGAGCATCATGATTTATTAAGATCATTCAAAGATAATTGCGGTTTTGGTCTTATAGCAAATATTAAAAACAGAGCATCACATAAAGTTTTAAATGATGCGGTGACTGCATTAGAAAGAATGATGCATCGCGGTGCGGTGGCGGCTGACGGTAAAACCGGAGACGGAAGCGGTCTGCTTTTATCTTTGCCTGAAGAGTTTCTTCGTTTAGAAGCGACTAAAAGAGGTATCGAGTTACCGAAACAGTTTGCAATAGCTTCAGTTTTTACGAAAGATTTGAAAAATTTAGATACAGTAGAAGAGATTTGTGAAGCCAATGACCTTAAAATTGTTCTTCGCCGAGTCGTTCCGGTTGACACAAACGCACTTGGAGAGCAGGCTTTGGCATCTCTGCCGAATATTATTCAACTTTTTATTACTCCAAACTCTATTATGGCTACAAATAGATTTGATGCGCTTTTATACCTTTCAAGAAAAGAGAGCGAACATAAACTTATAAATGATAGAGATTTCTATATAGCATCGATGAGCTCAAAAGTTCTTTCATATAAAGGTCTTGTTATGCCTACGCATATCAAAGAGTTTTATAAAGACTTGCAAGATGAAAACTTTAAAATCTCTTTCTCGCTCTTTCATCAAAGATTTTCAACAAATACTCTGCCTGAGTGGAAACTTGCACAACCGTTTCGCGCTGTGGCACATAACGGCGAAATCAACTCTGTTGAGGGGAACCGCTTTAATGTAGAGATAAAATCCGAATCAATTAAGAGTGAAGTTTTTACGGACGAAGAGATACAAAGAATATTGCCGATTTTGCAGCCGAGACTCTCAGACAGCGGTTCTGCGGATAACTTTTTTGAGTTTCTTTTAGTTAACGGAATGGATTTTTTCAAAGCCGTCAGAGCAGTTATTCCGGCAGCTTGGCAAAATGCTCCGCATATGGATCCGGAACTTCGCGCATTTTATGAGTTTCACTCTACGGTTTTTGAAGCATGGGACGGTCCTGCGGCGTTTTCGGTAACGGATGGAAGATATGTAGGCTGTGTACTGGATAGAAACGGTCTTCGTCCGTCAAAATACATAATAACAAAAGATGATACTCTACTCATTGCCAGCGAGTACGGCGTTATTGATATTGAAGAAGAAAACATAAAAGAGAGAGGTCGTCTCCAATCAGGCGAGATGTTGGGACTTGACCTTAAATTCGGCAAAATATTAAAAAACAGTGAAATTAACGACTATTTAAAAAGTTCAAATCCATATATGAAGTGGCTTAACGAACATATGATTTACCTGCAAGAGCATGTAGTGGATCAATATATGTCGACCTCAGAGTATGGCAAAGAAGAGCTAATCGCAAGACAGAGATATTTTAATATTACGCATGAAGTCATAGAACAGGTAATCGAACCTATGATTTTAGAGGGCAAAGAGGCTGTAGGCTCTATGGGCGATGATACTCCGCTTGCCGCATTCTCAAACAAACAAAGAGCCTTTACCGACTTCTTTAAGCAAAAATTTGCCCAAGTAACAAATCCTCCGATTGACCCGATTAGAGAAAAAGTGGTAATGAGCTTAAATACGGGCTTTGGAGAAGTTCATAATATTTTAGATGAAGTTCCTTTCCATGCACACCGTTTAAAGTCTATCTCACCGATTATTACAAGTGAAAAATTAAGTATTTTAAAATCATTCGGAGATAAAAAATCACCGAGTTATCAAGCTTTTTATCAAAGCAAAACATTCTCTACCGCTTATGAAAAAGATTTGAAAAAAGCTTTGGACTCTTTGGTTGAATGTGTTGTTGATTCCGTAAAAAATGAGGGAACCAGAATCGTAATTTTAGATGATTACGAATTTAGCAAAAGTAATAAAATTATTCCTATGGCAATGGCAATCGGTCGTTTAAACATTGCACTTTTAAAGGCAAAAGTCCGCCATCTTGTTTCTATGATTGCAGTGAGCGGTGAAGTGTATGATCCTCATTGTGCAGCGGTGCTTATAGGGTACGGTGCAAATGCAATACATCCTAAACTTTTAGCAGAGACGGTTATCGAACATACAAAGCGTTCTAATGCAATTACGCTTGATTGCCATACGGCTTTAAAAGCGGTTCACAGCGCCCTAAATGCGGGAATACTCAAAATTATGTCTAAGATGGGAATTTCAACTATCGCCTCTTATAGAAATGCCGGCTTATTTGATGTTATGGGGCTTAGCCGTGAAATAGTAGAAGAGTGTTTTGAAATGTCAAACTCTGCACTTGGCGGATTAACTTACGGTGACATTGACGACAGACTTACAAAATATCATGCAGAGGCGTTTAACAGCGACGGATTTAATAAGATTTTCCCGCTTAACATCGGCGGATACTATAAGTTCTATACAAATCAAGAACATCACGATTTCGGTCCTGCCGTTATTCAAGCTATCCATGCAATGGCACAGAGCGGATCTAAGAAAGATTATGACAGCTTAAGAGATCTGGTAAATAAAAGAGGATTGAAATTTATTCGCGATTTCTTCGATATAAAATCAGATAGAAAAGCGATAGATATTTCAGAAGTTGAACCTAAAGAAGCAATATTTAAAAGATTTGCATCTGCTGCTATGAGTCTTGGTTCTATAAGCCCTGAAGCGCATGAGACGATAGCAATTGCCATGAATCAGATCGGTGCTCAGTCAAACTCGGGAGAGGGCGGAGAGGACAGTGAGAGATTTGGAACAAATAGAAATTCTAAAATCAAACAAGTCGCAAGCGGAAGATTCGGAGTTACTCCTGCATATCTAAGAAGTGCCGAAGAGATTCAGATAAAAGTTGCTCAAGGGGCAAAACCGGGTGAGGGCGGACAGCTTCCGGGGCATAAAGTATCTCCGCTTATCGGAAAGCTTCGCTATACGGTTCCTGGCGTTACGCTTATTTCGCCTCCTCCTCATCACGATATCTACTCGATTGAAGATTTGGCACAGTTGATTTTTGATGTAAAACAGGTAAATCCAAAAGCAAGAGTTGCGGTTAAGCTGGTTTCTACAATCGGTGTCGGAACAATTGCAGCGGGCGTTGCAAAAGCGTATGCCGACAAGATTATCATCTCTGGCGGTGACGGCGGAACGGGTGCTGCGCCGCTAACTTCTATCAAGTTTGCAGGAAATCCTTGGGAATTGGGGCTTAGTGAAGCGCATAACGCTCTAAAAGCAAATAATCTTAGAGGTTTGGTCGAAGTTCAAGCAGACGGCGGATTAAAAACAGGTCTTGATGTCGTAAAAGCGGCACTTTTAGGTGCCGAGAGCTACGCGTTTGGTACGGGAGTTTTAACGATTGTCGGTTGTAAAATGCTCAGAATTTGTCATGTAAACAAATGCAGTGTGGGAATTGCTACGCAAAACGAGAAACTTCGTCAAGAATTTTTCAAAGGGCATGTTCATCAGCTTGTAAATTATTTTACGCTTTTAGCAGAAGATGTTCGTTCTATCATGGCACAGCTTGGTTTTAGAACTATGGAAGAGATGGTAGGAAGAAGCGATCTTCTAAAAGTTGTGGATGACGAGTTTGCTCAGAAGTTTGACTTTAGTGCTGTTTTACATCAAGAAGATGGCGTAAACAGTTGTCAACAAAGATTCAATCATCCGTTTGACGATAACGCTTTTGAAAAAGATGTTTTAAAAGAGGCTATGGGAACTATCAAAAATCCTGAACATCCGGTAAGAATCAGCAGAGAAATTACAAATGTCAATAGAAGTTTCGGAGCGTTAATCAGCGGTGAAATTGCTGAATATTACGGCAACAAAGGTTTAAACCCTGATACTATCAGAATAAATTTAACGGGTATTTCGGGGCAAGCTCTGGGTGCATTTTTGATACCGGGTGTTTCAGTTTACTTAGACGGCGTTGCAAACGACTATATCGGTAAAGGTATGCACGGCGGTAAAATAATTGTTACTTCCAAAAATGAGGGACAAGAGTTTGCTGCGGGCGGAAATACTTGTCTTTACGGTGCAACGGGCGGAAAACTGTATATATCGGGAAGCGTAGGCGAAAGATTTGCCGTTCGTAACTCGGGAGCGCTTGCTATCGTTGAGGGAACCGGCGACAATGCGTGTGAATATATGACAGGCGGAGTCGTCGTGATTTTAGGCAAGACTGGAATCAACTTCGGAGCGGGTATGACGGGCGGAATCAGCTTTGTATATGATGAAGAGCATAAATTTATGGAAAATGCTAATCGCGAGTTGGTGGAACTTGTCAGAATCGACACGGACGAAGCAGATGAAGCAAGACATTATCTTAAAAAACTTCTAAAAAGTTATGTTGTTGAGACGCAGAGCAAAAAAGCAAAGGCTCTTTTAGAAAACTTCAGAGTAGAAGTGAGAAATTTTTGGCTTGTAAAACCTAAAAATTTAACAAAACTTCCTATTAATTTAGAGATCGGAGATTAA
- a CDS encoding glutamate synthase subunit beta, with the protein MREYLTIDRVEARKRLVVERTKDFGEIYEVFDKSEAATQSERCIQCGDPFCLNKCPLHNYVPQWLKAVSEKDLEFAFKLSNEPSPFPEVMGRVCPHDRLCEGDCTLNDGHGAITIGSVETYITEEGFKAGYKPDFPGITTDKRVAIIGSGPAGLSAATYLLRSGIAVTVYERSDRAGGLLTYGIPNFKLDKKIIERRIKFLVEAGMELVLNCEVGRDISFEEIASKHDAMFIGVGATKAKIASINGEKASNVYKAMDYLTAIQRKNFKLSYDKKFDFKDKDVVVIGGGDTAMDCLRTAKRDGAKSVMCLYRRDAHNMPGSQKEYKNAMEEGVDFTFFVSPKEIILNENGVAIAVEVIKTTLGAKDESGRQKMEEVKGSEFRVSADVVIMSLGFDPEVPSFLAENGIETNKWGGIIINEDTHETTTAGVYAGGDCYRGADLVVSAAYDGREAARSIVKSLFN; encoded by the coding sequence ATGAGAGAATATTTAACAATTGATAGAGTAGAAGCCAGAAAAAGATTAGTCGTTGAGAGAACAAAAGATTTTGGCGAAATTTATGAAGTTTTTGATAAGAGTGAAGCGGCAACTCAAAGCGAGAGATGTATCCAGTGCGGAGATCCGTTTTGTCTAAACAAATGTCCGCTGCATAACTATGTACCGCAATGGCTAAAAGCCGTAAGCGAAAAAGATTTGGAGTTCGCTTTTAAACTTTCAAATGAACCCTCGCCGTTTCCCGAAGTTATGGGAAGAGTTTGTCCGCACGACAGACTTTGCGAGGGTGACTGTACTCTAAATGACGGACACGGTGCTATAACAATCGGCTCTGTTGAGACATACATTACGGAAGAGGGCTTTAAAGCCGGATATAAACCTGATTTTCCGGGAATTACAACGGATAAAAGAGTAGCAATCATAGGAAGCGGTCCTGCAGGATTATCGGCTGCTACATATCTGCTTCGTTCGGGAATAGCAGTAACTGTTTATGAGAGAAGCGACAGAGCGGGTGGACTTCTGACTTACGGAATTCCAAATTTTAAACTTGACAAAAAGATTATAGAGCGTCGTATAAAGTTTCTTGTCGAAGCAGGAATGGAACTTGTACTTAACTGTGAAGTAGGTCGCGATATATCGTTTGAAGAGATAGCTTCTAAGCATGATGCAATGTTTATCGGAGTAGGGGCGACCAAAGCTAAAATCGCTTCTATAAACGGCGAAAAAGCAAGCAATGTTTATAAGGCAATGGACTATTTAACTGCAATACAAAGAAAAAATTTCAAACTCTCTTATGATAAAAAGTTTGATTTTAAAGATAAGGATGTAGTTGTAATCGGCGGCGGCGATACTGCTATGGATTGTCTTAGAACTGCAAAAAGAGACGGCGCAAAGAGCGTAATGTGTCTATACCGCCGCGATGCACACAATATGCCCGGAAGCCAAAAAGAGTATAAAAATGCTATGGAAGAGGGTGTGGATTTTACATTTTTCGTCTCTCCAAAAGAGATTATTTTAAATGAAAACGGAGTTGCAATTGCCGTTGAAGTTATAAAAACGACTCTCGGCGCAAAAGATGAGAGCGGTCGTCAAAAAATGGAAGAGGTAAAAGGAAGCGAGTTTAGAGTCAGTGCAGATGTAGTTATTATGTCGCTAGGCTTTGACCCTGAAGTACCGTCGTTCTTGGCAGAAAACGGCATTGAAACAAACAAGTGGGGCGGGATTATCATTAATGAAGATACGCACGAAACGACGACAGCCGGAGTTTATGCCGGCGGCGACTGCTACAGAGGAGCCGACTTGGTTGTAAGTGCCGCATACGACGGTCGTGAAGCAGCAAGAAGTATCGTTAAATCTTTATTTAACTGA
- the accD gene encoding acetyl-CoA carboxylase, carboxyltransferase subunit beta: protein MNLLSIFSRNTDIKQPVKSEAPSHWVKCKSCQSLMYYKEVENQKHVCPKCGYHIRIGVKERIELLADEGTFVEYDDNLKPIDPLKFVDKISYKQRLEEAKTKTGKSSSVVSGECKMNGVDVQLVIFDFAFMGGSLGSVEGEKIVRAVNRAIEKKQGLIILSASGGARMQESTFSLLQMSKTSAALAKLSSHNLPYISVLTDPTMGGVSASFATLGDIIIAEPGALVGFAGQRVIEQTIGSALPDGFQRAEFLLEKGSIDMVVNRNNLKKTLSDLLTLLKVA, encoded by the coding sequence TTGAACCTACTTAGCATTTTTTCAAGAAATACAGACATAAAACAACCGGTTAAAAGTGAAGCTCCTTCTCATTGGGTGAAGTGTAAATCTTGTCAATCTTTGATGTACTACAAAGAGGTTGAAAATCAGAAACATGTATGTCCTAAGTGCGGTTATCATATCAGAATAGGCGTAAAAGAAAGAATAGAGCTTTTAGCGGATGAAGGTACTTTTGTAGAGTATGACGATAATTTAAAGCCTATAGATCCGCTTAAGTTTGTAGATAAAATATCATATAAACAGAGACTTGAAGAGGCAAAAACAAAAACAGGCAAAAGTTCATCTGTTGTGAGCGGTGAGTGCAAAATGAACGGTGTCGATGTTCAGCTTGTTATATTTGACTTTGCTTTTATGGGCGGTTCATTAGGCTCTGTAGAGGGTGAAAAAATTGTTCGTGCCGTAAATCGTGCAATAGAGAAAAAGCAGGGTTTGATAATTCTTAGTGCAAGCGGTGGGGCAAGAATGCAGGAGAGCACTTTTTCACTGCTTCAAATGAGCAAAACTTCTGCAGCTTTGGCAAAACTCTCAAGCCACAATCTTCCATATATTTCCGTGCTAACGGATCCTACGATGGGCGGGGTAAGTGCTTCGTTTGCTACGCTTGGAGATATTATTATAGCCGAACCGGGTGCATTGGTCGGTTTTGCGGGGCAGAGGGTTATCGAACAGACAATAGGTTCTGCTCTTCCGGATGGATTTCAAAGAGCGGAATTTTTACTTGAAAAAGGCTCTATAGATATGGTCGTAAATAGAAATAACCTTAAAAAGACACTCTCAGATTTATTAACACTTCTTAAAGTTGCGTAA
- a CDS encoding thiamine phosphate synthase, translating to MRLYALCDQDLLDKKGLLLEDFVDIAKQKNAEIIQYRNKNSDVVFIKQQLIKIRKMYDGFLIVNDAYELIEFCDGVHVGQEDLRAIDKDIFTAVKILRSVIKKDKILGISTHNKEEVLQANEMDLNYIGLGAYRNTNTKSDVSTVLGEKLDEIASLSKHLVAAIGDVQESDKFHHVTYHVMGSGLIR from the coding sequence ATGCGGCTTTATGCGCTTTGTGATCAAGACCTTTTAGACAAAAAAGGTCTTTTGTTGGAAGATTTTGTAGATATTGCAAAACAAAAAAATGCCGAGATTATTCAGTACCGAAATAAAAACTCGGATGTAGTGTTTATAAAACAGCAACTTATAAAAATCAGGAAAATGTACGACGGTTTTTTAATAGTTAACGATGCATATGAACTTATAGAGTTTTGTGACGGCGTTCATGTCGGGCAAGAAGACCTTAGAGCAATAGACAAAGATATATTTACCGCCGTAAAAATCCTTAGAAGCGTTATAAAAAAAGATAAGATTTTAGGCATATCTACACATAACAAAGAAGAAGTATTGCAGGCTAACGAAATGGATTTAAACTATATCGGCTTAGGTGCATACAGAAATACAAACACAAAGAGCGATGTGTCAACCGTTCTCGGAGAAAAACTCGATGAAATAGCCTCTCTTTCTAAACATTTAGTCGCTGCAATAGGCGATGTGCAAGAGAGCGATAAATTCCATCATGTAACTTATCATGTTATGGGAAGCGGACTTATTCGGTGA
- a CDS encoding 23S rRNA (pseudouridine(1915)-N(3))-methyltransferase RlmH, whose translation MNIEIISIAKKERSTYDPLYKELQKMISRFAKVQDIELFNKDVTKAHTISPEASKAAYTKILEPYISNGFSVILHPDGKIIDSYEFSKLLDGKIAIKFFIGGAYGFEDDFLKKSSAVISLGNITMSHKIAKAVLLEQIYRGFSILSNHPYHK comes from the coding sequence GTGAATATAGAGATAATATCAATCGCAAAAAAAGAGCGGTCTACCTACGACCCTCTTTATAAAGAGTTGCAAAAGATGATTTCACGCTTTGCAAAAGTGCAAGACATTGAACTTTTTAACAAAGATGTAACAAAAGCACACACTATCTCGCCTGAAGCCTCAAAGGCGGCATATACAAAAATTTTAGAACCATATATATCAAACGGTTTTAGCGTAATACTGCATCCTGATGGAAAAATAATCGACAGTTATGAATTTAGTAAGCTATTAGATGGTAAAATTGCAATTAAATTTTTCATAGGCGGGGCTTACGGCTTTGAAGATGACTTTTTAAAAAAAAGTAGCGCAGTTATAAGTTTAGGAAATATCACTATGAGTCATAAAATCGCAAAAGCCGTTTTGCTTGAGCAGATTTATAGAGGTTTTTCAATTTTAAGTAATCATCCATATCACAAATAA
- the dksA gene encoding RNA polymerase-binding protein DksA yields MQDSELKYFKEILEGRKEQIIKNIKGVNAELDQLSSLELNDEGDYASVDNSSMVESAIVQQQEKELREINVTLGKIVTGDYGICEMCEDPIGFQRLKVKPHAIYCIDCREIVEKSR; encoded by the coding sequence GTGCAAGATAGCGAGTTAAAATATTTTAAAGAGATTCTTGAAGGCAGAAAAGAGCAAATTATTAAAAATATTAAGGGTGTTAATGCCGAATTGGATCAGTTGAGTTCGTTAGAATTAAACGATGAAGGTGATTATGCGTCTGTGGACAATAGTTCAATGGTAGAGAGTGCAATAGTTCAGCAGCAAGAAAAAGAGTTAAGAGAAATTAATGTAACACTCGGAAAGATTGTAACCGGTGATTACGGAATTTGTGAAATGTGTGAAGACCCTATAGGTTTTCAAAGGCTAAAAGTTAAACCTCATGCGATATATTGTATTGATTGTAGAGAGATTGTAGAAAAAAGCAGATAA
- the dusB gene encoding tRNA dihydrouridine synthase DusB, whose translation MIKNLSFDKPVYALAPLAGYTDLPFRSVVKKFGADLTVSEMLSSNALAYGSAKTLHMIEKSPNEDPYSVQIAGAEVDVVKRAVEILNDQEGIDIIDLNCGCPVPKIVGHGSGSSLLLNLPLMSDIIKTIKKTSNKSLTSVKIRLGFEKKNHIEIAKIVEDSGADFLAVHGRTRAGKFKSAVDYDAIKEIKESVKIPVIANGDIDSYEKAKWVLEHTGAEGVMIGRGAIGAPWIFHQLKSGTKDIDKNVRHAIIMEHFDKMIEFYGSHGVAMFRKHTHTYSKGYRGASSLRDGVNRIADVQEYRALIDDFFSNSEIIC comes from the coding sequence ATGATTAAAAATCTATCTTTTGACAAACCGGTATATGCTTTGGCTCCGCTTGCGGGATATACTGATTTGCCTTTTAGAAGTGTCGTTAAAAAATTTGGTGCCGATTTAACGGTAAGCGAGATGCTCAGTTCTAACGCTTTAGCCTATGGCTCTGCAAAAACACTTCATATGATAGAAAAAAGTCCTAATGAAGACCCATACTCTGTTCAAATTGCAGGGGCGGAAGTTGATGTCGTAAAACGAGCCGTTGAGATATTAAACGATCAAGAGGGTATAGATATAATTGATTTAAATTGCGGCTGTCCCGTGCCTAAAATAGTAGGTCACGGAAGCGGAAGTTCACTGCTTTTAAATTTGCCGTTAATGAGCGATATTATAAAAACAATTAAAAAAACCTCCAATAAAAGTCTTACAAGCGTAAAAATAAGACTTGGTTTTGAGAAAAAAAATCATATAGAAATAGCCAAAATCGTTGAAGACAGCGGAGCAGATTTTTTAGCAGTTCACGGCAGAACACGCGCGGGAAAGTTCAAGTCAGCAGTTGATTATGATGCGATAAAAGAGATAAAAGAGAGTGTTAAAATCCCTGTAATCGCAAACGGGGACATAGATTCTTACGAAAAAGCAAAATGGGTTTTAGAACATACCGGTGCTGAGGGCGTTATGATAGGAAGAGGCGCAATAGGCGCTCCTTGGATATTTCATCAGCTTAAAAGCGGAACTAAAGATATTGACAAAAATGTCAGGCATGCTATAATCATGGAGCATTTTGACAAGATGATAGAGTTTTACGGCTCGCATGGGGTGGCTATGTTTAGAAAACATACGCACACATACTCTAAAGGTTATAGAGGTGCCTCGTCTCTTAGAGACGGTGTAAACCGCATAGCAGATGTACAAGAGTATCGCGCCCTGATAGATGATTTTTTTAGTAATAGTGAGATAATTTGTTAA
- the fliN gene encoding flagellar motor switch protein FliN produces the protein MFNPQEELSWMDYSGLLDMEVEFVSDLGETELSIGDILKLTKGSIIDLKKPAGESVESYVNGRILGKGEVMVYEKNLAIRINEILDSSAVLYHLAKERL, from the coding sequence ATATTTAATCCCCAAGAAGAGCTTTCATGGATGGATTATTCCGGATTATTGGATATGGAAGTTGAGTTCGTATCTGATTTGGGCGAAACAGAACTCTCTATCGGGGATATTTTAAAACTTACAAAAGGTTCCATCATAGATCTTAAAAAACCGGCAGGAGAGAGTGTCGAATCTTATGTAAACGGTCGCATCTTAGGCAAAGGCGAAGTTATGGTTTATGAAAAAAACCTAGCAATTCGTATTAATGAAATCTTAGATTCAAGTGCTGTTTTATACCATCTTGCAAAAGAGAGACTATGA
- a CDS encoding chemotaxis protein CheX — protein sequence MLNTIVEASQNFCIHQIRAPHKVHDDVTQMRTVIAYIDIETISFKKYRVYIGASLGFAQRISTLLLEEEQSDEETLIDMILETANLIVGSAKVLSLETGEHSYTMSTPHFEKIDSFDLDYDTAKVLKVEDDEMIIAIKEL from the coding sequence ATGTTAAATACAATTGTAGAAGCTTCACAAAATTTTTGTATTCACCAAATCAGAGCGCCGCATAAAGTGCATGATGATGTGACTCAAATGAGAACAGTTATTGCTTATATAGATATAGAAACTATAAGCTTTAAAAAATACAGGGTTTATATCGGAGCATCTTTAGGTTTTGCGCAAAGAATCTCTACGCTTCTTTTAGAAGAAGAACAAAGTGATGAAGAAACTTTGATTGATATGATACTTGAAACCGCAAATCTAATAGTCGGGAGTGCTAAAGTTTTATCACTTGAAACGGGCGAACATAGCTATACTATGTCGACTCCTCATTTTGAGAAGATAGATAGTTTTGATCTTGATTACGACACGGCAAAAGTTTTAAAAGTTGAAGATGATGAGATGATTATTGCTATCAAGGAACTATAG
- a CDS encoding sulfite exporter TauE/SafE family protein — translation MVELIFLGMGVGLLSGFFGIGGGTILVPSLLFLGYQIKDAIGISVVQMVFSSVYGSYLNNKKKTLDVPLVAVIGVGGFIGAFLSGFVAAKIDDKTLEIIFLAFAVFALGRLFFKTKTGAVQKNVNRVVLFLIGLCLGTVSMLIGVGGSIILVPILVGFLHVDLKKAISAGLFFVVFSSVSGLISHSLSREIDFYSGAVIGLASLIGVYVGIHLKDRVDTALQKKLLVGFYLLIVIYLIKRILF, via the coding sequence ATGGTTGAATTAATTTTTTTGGGTATGGGTGTCGGTCTGTTATCCGGATTTTTCGGTATCGGGGGCGGAACCATACTCGTTCCTTCTCTTTTGTTTCTTGGTTATCAGATTAAAGATGCTATCGGCATATCGGTAGTGCAGATGGTTTTTAGCTCCGTGTACGGGAGTTATCTAAATAACAAGAAAAAAACATTGGATGTGCCGCTTGTAGCGGTTATCGGTGTAGGCGGCTTTATCGGTGCGTTTCTGAGCGGGTTTGTGGCCGCAAAAATTGATGACAAAACATTGGAAATTATATTTTTGGCATTTGCGGTTTTTGCACTCGGGAGACTTTTTTTTAAAACAAAGACAGGCGCCGTACAAAAAAATGTAAACAGAGTCGTACTTTTTTTAATCGGTCTATGTTTAGGTACCGTGAGTATGCTTATCGGAGTCGGCGGAAGCATTATTTTAGTTCCGATACTTGTCGGATTTTTACATGTAGATCTTAAAAAAGCCATCTCTGCCGGTCTGTTTTTTGTAGTTTTTTCATCCGTTTCGGGTCTTATCTCCCATTCGCTAAGCAGAGAGATAGATTTTTACAGCGGAGCGGTTATAGGTCTGGCATCGCTTATCGGTGTTTATGTAGGGATACATCTTAAAGATAGAGTCGATACGGCACTGCAAAAAAAATTATTAGTAGGTTTTTACCTTTTAATAGTAATATATTTAATAAAAAGAATACTTTTTTAG